The sequence below is a genomic window from Mytilus edulis chromosome 2, xbMytEdul2.2, whole genome shotgun sequence.
tttttatctttCATTCTAACCCAATTTTGTCATCACATTCATTATAACCATTTATATCTAGATTATATTTTTGCCACtacaaaatttaaatcaacaCAAGTGCTACTATATTCGATTTTGACTAACGAGTAAAAATATATACTTACCGACCAAGTGACGCCATCATCGTCCGTTACAGCACAACGCCAATGAAGAGCTCCACGTTTCTGTAAGAAACAGCCATGGCCAAGGGTCGACTGCTGAAGAAAACTGCATGGTATATCTACAGGATTATGACTATAATGTCGCGTAATGAAACTTTGAGTCGCTACATACTTAGGAACTGTCCCAGGATCTTGTCCGGTGTATTCAAGCATTCCCCAGCTGCCATATTTTGATGGAGTACCAGTGGAGGAAAAATAATTGAACAATCCACCTATTAATAATACATAACAAGAAATTATGTTATTTCTTATTTGATCGTTGAAGTTGTAAATACACTTATATCGTATAGTATTTAAAATAATTCTTTGCACTTTTTATcagtgaaaaatataaaatgaatatgagAATATCGGCAAAACTAATAATAACAAAGATCTGCAAATGTAAGCACCCAATTATCGAAACCTTTTACAGGGAGTATAAATACAATATTCAACCATAAGCATCTTAATAAGAGAAATGTTAATAAAAGGATGTTCAAACACCAATGCCCTAAAACCAAAATGTCAATGCTGCATAAAAAGCAAAATATCAAAAACTGCGAACTCCAAAGAAAATCCATAACGGAAAGTCCCCCACAAAATGGAAAGTCCCCACAAAAGGGAAAGTCCCCCACAAAATagcaaaatcataagctcaatcaaatcaaacgaatgaaacacatctgtcatattcctgactttgtacggGCCTttccctatgtagaaaatggtaaaataaacctgctggttttatagctagctaaacctctcacttagaTGAAAGTCGCAAAAAATTCCATTACTAagtatattgacaataatgtgtgaagaaaacaaatatacataataaGTTGATATGTTAAAAATAGGAGTACAGCAATCTAACTTGTGTAATATAATTTTagtcatttaaaaacaaacaaatatgtaaacaaagaaaaacaagatGGCAAATTGACAatgcacataagcaaaaatgaaggacaagaatacaaaaatgactttttcacaataacacaatggcggaaTGTATAATATCCGAGTCCcgcaaaattaatatttataccgAAAATGGGCCGATCAGTAAAGACTAATAATTTAcgaagacaaataaaagaacattttaacacataattaagatgataaacaacgtcagtacctataaTCTCTATTAAGGAAAAAAATTATAGGTTATTACCTGGTGATGAATTTTGTGGATCATTTATCACAATCTTATACCAAGCTTCAAGAAGATTATCTACTACAGACTTTATGTGTTGATCTCTATTAAAAGTGATTGCTTTATTTGTGACGTCGTCGTGACTTACTCCTTGGGCAATAGCACTGCCTTCCATAATTGATGGTCCGCCTTCGTACATCAGAAGTTTAAGTCCATGTTTCTAATAAAGGGAAACAtaaagttttatttcaaattgatatTAACAGTCTACCTCTTCTTACATTGTACACATCAAACAAAGGCAATTATCTctttaaataatatttgtgtTCTTTTGTGTTGTTCTTCGTTTCAAAATGTAATATTCgtgtatttttatgaaatattttcggATTAAGAAATGTTTAACcaaaacatttgtcattttgtcataatgtttttgtcactttttttacttataaaagtTTGTCTGTATCGGAAATTACATCCTTTTTCGACAGTCCTATTCAATTTTCCGAAACGGACTGTACATAGTAGCTGTTTTATACCTATTAAAAAACACAATATGAAGCCTTCTATCAGGAACACACTTCAAAGACAGTATTACTAAACACTCTTAAATCTTCCTTATTGAATATTTACCTTGGCGAGgtccataaaatattgaaatgacGACTCTGATTGCGACATTTGATTATTGCAATATGTCTCCATTTGAATATTCGACATGTTTAACATCTCTGCTGCCTATAAAAAGACACAAAGttcaaattatcaattttaattattcaattatatgttcatcaacaacaaaaaaatactaacaaaaaacagattttcattttttttgtgtcatttgcaTGCgtgaataaaattattatatatgcATTACACTTACATGCTTTCCTGCGAGATTATTGCAATCGAAATAACCAGTAATAGCTATTGCTTTAAAGTTTCGTGTTCTATTTCCCAAATCCTCAATGGCTTGTCTTGTGTAGTCTTGGTAACCTGTCTGCCATGCCCAAACTGGTACAATTTTGTCAGGTTGTGATCCGAAAACCTGaaacaataaaatcatatttCAAGTTCTGAACATCCACagcttttttgtttgcatttggTCACATCATTTATAAATAGatctaaaattaaaatcgattAGGATTGTGACCGAAAGTTCTAACGGAGACCATCAATACTACATCTAGGTATCTACATTATACTGGAAAGTGTAGTTATTTAgttccatttgatttttttcttcattataagACGTTTACtgtataatttttatttgtcaaaagaTAATGCTTCATAAGTATcgcctgaaaataaaaaaatgagctTTATCATGAAATATATATGGTACCAAGGATCGGCACTTTGAAAACGGGGTAAATATCTATATACCTTTAAGTGCATGTCCACGAGCATGTAGTTCAAGTTTGTCATATTCGTTAatcttaatttattttgttataaattagtcTGTTAGTTTCGTTcgaattgtttgatatttttcatttcgGGCCTTCAATAGCCGACTATACCGTATTGGTTTCTAAGTACCCCTTTGTTGTTTCAATCCTAaacatattgaaaattaaaacattatcCATATATTCCATTCATTTTGTACTCCCAAAAGTATTGGTGCATGCTTTGCTTCTtttaaacaatgtaaatacatATAGCTTTTATATATCCAGGTCCATACTGGGGGAAAAGATTTCCAATTCGTCTGTTTTATTTCGTGGTGTAAATCTGACCATTTTTCCTTGTGTTATAATGATAAGTAATCCCTTTTTGCAATGTGTTCTGTGCGAATTATGAATATAACTAGCttcaatatgattttttttaatctataagaAATACTATCACATAAAAGACTTAATTTTGAACAATTACTATGACCATCTAACTCGCATCATTATAAGtctttgtcaattattttttttaatctagttTAACAGACCGTTTTCCAAATTTGCATGATTTCAGAAGATCTCTTATTATAGTATTTCATTCCTGCTTTCCTGCTTTGTGGATCTAGGTTAAGTTTCGTCCCTTGTTCCTGTGTATAATGAGTCTGTCGAAATATTCCATTCCATACTTCATTTGAATATTCAATGTAAATCTATAATGAAATGCACTTACTGAATGTTAACATgatacaaaagaggggcgaaatatacaaaaggaacattcaaactcgtatgttaaaaataaactgacaacgctatgtaaaaaaatacaaatactgtTGATTCGTTTATTATCGTGGGTCATTTTCGTGGGTtgtggaaaacttgcattttcgtgtaACTATGAGTACTCTAGATATgtatttagtgtctttttgttgtaggGATATATAAGTACGTATACCCTGCTAAGTCcactgttttttttatagtttgttcttattttgtaatgttacaccactgttccagttaggggagggttggtgcGCCTTCAATCTAGTTAAACCCTGCCACAACTTataagtgcctgtcccaagtcatgaggcTGTAAGTGAAACGTTGTCGTTTGTTGCTCGCGCTTCCAGCCACGCTTCATTTTCAGGTTTCCTTGTCGCAGTCAAATCAAACCGTGCGCATAGTTCAACACATAGTAAGTTTAAAATATCCATAATTAATGTTGATTTTATTCGAATATAATAGTTGCATTGAAGTTTTTGACATCAAAATCTTTTCCTTGAAGACGTTAAGATAATTATTACGTCAATTCTTAGAACGGTGCATACCCTGTTACTTGAAAAGGACAAAGAtttgagaaaataaaaacatagataTGGGACGCCTATTTTGCAATATAAAATAAGATACAGATCAAAGAGAGGACACAGATTTTAGACTGGCAATAAATTTGAGACTTAcatgtattttttcaaaaacaattgcaCAGTATATTTATTTACGGTCAGTCATTATCGGACACTGTTTTATCGTTTTATCTTACAAGTGGAGTGAAATCTCGGTTTGAAACAAATGCACATTCCGTCTTAACTTAAGTTTTAGAAATAAGTATTACTCTTCGGTCCTATTTACCTTTAAATCATTTCGAAGGGTCTTCTCAACTAACTTAGCAAACTGGGTGATGAAGTTGTCATCTGCAGCATGAGGCATATTAAACCATGGATTAGCACCAATCCGATTGCTTAAATCTATCATGTGTTCAATGGCTGCCCCTTCTGATCCCGTGTGTGTATGATGTTCCTGTTTGCGTCTCTCGTCCCATGTTGTAGGTTCAGGCTAGATTTGTACATGTAGCATAGTTATTGGTTAGATGCAATGACACAATCTCATTATTGTAGAACTCATAACAATAGAAGCAAATATTTAACCCAGCTTTTTTagcacaaaaataaataaaagaagaccttccaattttgaaataaaatttcttgttttttaaattgctttagttttcttttgttttgccAAGGCAAATAATCACAGTTAATTAGTTTTCGTCATTTTGCTTTAACTGAAGCTTTTAGGCCTTTTAGTTTTTAACAAATAAGAATTGTTCATACAACAACTATTCTAGCGGTCAGTAAAACTAGctaattttgtttgaattagtTTGTCCATATTGACCTGCATCTCTATCGGAATctatatttaacaaaatttgcACAGCGTTTCCATTGGCCTATAAAATCCGATACCAAATATTCTTACCGTATGTCCATTGGTGTGTAAAAAGTCCATATACCGTAGTTCAGAATATCGTTTGATAGATTCCAAAAATGGTGGATAAAATGGAAATTTCTCGTATCGATCTTCAAATCCTGGCATAATAAAACGAACATTCCGAACAGGGTTGGCTGGATTTGTTCTGCTGAGAATAAGTTCGATTCCCGTTTTCCCTTCGTTTATATTAATAACCATTCTACCTAAACGTGAACCAAAATTGAAATTAACTTATTTCTTGatctcaaatttaaaatttcgacttttttttttctttttttccctcaactttaaatatttcatttcactACTGGTTGTGAACAATGTCCCTTAGCGCTACAAGTTAACAATGACGCTAAGGTTCCTTCCTCCCTGTGTTATTAATTGCTAATGAAACCAGGGGATTTGATTagcaaaatatatcttatatttatatCTTGTGTTAGTTGCATTTTACAAAGTATTCATACGAGTACACCATACATATACATTATTCAGTGATCCTATATATAAacaatcatataagaaagaaatttaaaaaacaaacaaaaaaaaaacggatttTTGTCCGTCTTTTGTTTTGATATAATAAAACTGGTTTAAACCGAAAATAGAATGATCAAGAATGATCAAGCATGGTTGGCTTCATGGCttgaaaaataatttcattttttttttttttctaacgtaacaatatctttattgcaatCTTGCTGTAACAAATTACTAAGTTTACAGCTTTAACTTAGTATCCCTCATGTTAGCTTACCAAATAGTTAAGGGAAGCACTATTTGGCAAGgtattatttattcataatattagtattcataacataaaatttttcacaaaatatattctataaattAATGTGATTATACACATACATtacattttgtttctctttttcaTAGTATTTATTTTTTCCGGAATCAACTCCGTTATCGGTATGATCCGTGTTTCCATTAGTATTGGGCACAGTATGTGTTGTTTTTCGCATGTGCGTTATCGGGTATAGTTTGGATGTGTgtctaaattatataaatattatccaCTGGATTTAACGATTATATATGGTGAGTTTactattcaaattttttttagttatctACTGATCTTTTTTGTCGAAATGTATGTGTGTAATTCACAAATAGGTAATTTAAGTGTAACAAGTTGAAACACTCGACATGCgaaatgatacattatttttCCACATTAATTAATAAACGTACGGATATACTGTTTAtagtataactttttttttatcattgtaaatacaaaatttaaaatataaaaaaaaatgctgtataATTTACATGTGGTGACTCATGCATGGCTGAACATGCTTACAAACATTGATCATGCATGGTTGAACTTGATCATAAATATTGCTATATTTGGTTTGTGTACAAGAAACAATTTTGTACACAATGTTGTGTGCTTCATACATAGCTTAGTCCTGATTCAATTGAATCTTTGTAATGaatctatttgtttttatgagtatctgtttagtttttttgttattaaaattgtttatttcaattatttctgaaatttctttctggaaaatttttaaaatgtttattttttttgtcttcttttctgAGACAAAATGTGATTTGTATATTGAGAAGGATATTAAagttaatatataattaatatcaaagtATGCTGAATCTTCAATGTTGTACCCTGTTACTAAATTTTCAAGGCTTATAATGTCTTTTTCAATACCTAGggatttcattaatttcattattatttttagaaagtcattattatatgagcaattgacaaaaaaatgttcataGTCTTCCTTTTTTTTACAATGCTTACACAAGTTGTCTTCAGTAATTTTCCACTTTTTTAATAGTTCATTACTTGGCAGTATGTAGTGAATAAGTTTCCATCTAAATATTTTCAATCTATTATCAGtaagatattgaaaaataaaaacaaaagtatttttcaatttagaatttaaatgttcatcaaatattttttcccACATAAGAAAACCATTTGGTTTATCACAACTatttttcaatgtcaataatttaTAGAGTTCTTTTGTACTTATTAAGGGAGTAATTGCCCTGTgcataatttttaaatcatttatagctttaactttagttttgaaTGAATCTTCAGTGCCAAGAATTGTTTTCCAATCAAATGGTATtgctttttttaacataaataattgccttatccaattttgtttatttttaagtttagtCAAAATGATAGTTTCAGAGATATTGCCCTGTTCATCAATTACATCATTTATATTAGTAATGTCactttttatccaataatttcATGAAATGATGAGTAATTTATTACAGTCATCAAGTTACTTAtcaaatgtgtaaatttttaaacTTAGAAAAATCGAATATTTCAGGTAAGTAAAAATGAAGCATATAGAAGAGATCAAACTTTAAGAAGGAGCTATTGACCCCTGATCTTGATTGAGTTgttaaattattgattgattgattctttGTTATTTAAATACTTAAGAATATATTTAAGGTATaattctcattaaaaaaaatataatcgaaGTTTTGATATTTTCCTCTGAAAATTTCTCAAAAATAGACTATCTGGATGATATGACatttgtgtttcaatttcattttttataacatgttcaCAAATTTAGTTCTCTtttctgaaaaatatttttttttataaatcacaaaaaaacaatcATTGTTATGACATGATTAAGTGGATTATATTCAATATCTTCAATTTTATATCCAAGTACAAGAGTTTTAAGACAGAATTAAGACATGTTGATctatattaaaatacataaatatgtcaTAAATTATTGACCAATAATTTTTTCCCATttacattcaaagaaaaaatgaatatagTTATCACATTTGAAACAAATCACACAATTTGGATTATCAGATGTTTTCCAACGGTACAAATTATGATTAATTGCTGTAATGTTATGTAGTAATTTCCACCTAAACATTTTCAttctattatcttttaaaaaatgaaatgtaaaattaaggttcttttttataaaataagtagcgttatcaaaaatgaaatgatttttccATACATAGAATCCTACTGGAAATTTAGACTTTCTTATGtagatttcaattttatttttctgacCCAAATTAATTCCTGTACTGAATTTCTTTGTTCAGTCTTATTCTTGATTgtcatgattttaaaatattattcatttttctATTGTCTAATAATATTTAGCCTCTGGAGTATTGCAAAAAATATTCCGACTAACTGTTTTTTAATCGctgatatttataaaaaggtaaTTCAAAATCAATTGCAATGGATAGAATACTGTTTAAATGCAGGTGATTGTCACTTGTTTTGATCGAAATTAAACAATAGGAATCTTATCTCGTTCGAATGGAAAATCATTTTCTGTCCTCGTAGTTATTGCGTTTGACCAATCAGCCCTTCCATTACATGAATTTCTCATTTGATTATGTTATAAGTCTTTTTCATTGTTCCAAAAATAATTCCTTTCATCTAATAATGTTTTGCTGGGTCATGACGGATATTAACAAAGATAGTAGTGCTGATTCCTAAATTTCTAGTATGAATATTAACTAGTGTATGATAATACGAAAATGAACACTTTGAAGCCAAGCTAGAAAAAATAGTTATGTTAAAATTTCAGTTTATaagtttatatcaaaataaggaGAATGGAATGATTGCCAAAAGTCATATAAAGTGGATATATGCAATTAT
It includes:
- the LOC139510122 gene encoding uncharacterized protein isoform X2 — translated: MVCSAAQMYLGLPVSKCMANNDVSVGMNIGGLFYYSSELKFVDIGKLSQSWITQRTSGLNANKWDTNEQNLVNWRNDGYPSSLPDNMRLGKLMLRSTIGLYAPKGNYTLLYDGEGEISFRFAHEHIMYNGKGRMVININEGKTGIELILSRTNPANPVRNVRFIMPGFEDRYEKFPFYPPFLESIKRYSELRYMDFLHTNGHTPEPTTWDERRKQEHHTHTGSEGAAIEHMIDLSNRIGANPWFNMPHAADDNFITQFAKLVEKTLRNDLKIYIEYSNEVWNGIFRQTHYTQEQGTKLNLDPQSRKAGMKYYNKRSSEIMQIWKTVFGSQPDKIVPVWAWQTGYQDYTRQAIEDLGNRTRNFKAIAITGYFDCNNLAGKHAAEMLNMSNIQMETYCNNQMSQSESSFQYFMDLAKKHGLKLLMYEGGPSIMEGSAIAQGVSHDDVTNKAITFNRDQHIKSVVDNLLEAWYKIVINDPQNSSPGGLFNYFSSTGTPSKYGSWGMLEYTGQDPGTVPKYVATQSFITRHYSHNPVDIPCSFLQQSTLGHGCFLQKRGALHWRCAVTDDDGVTWSYYPDVGNTGDTLVLDGFNPTTHTVYVRSVNKIGVNNYHSIDTRTANTWKTQTSFDYYSSLASRKTIHRLPNGVYNYLDTQARCS
- the LOC139510122 gene encoding uncharacterized protein isoform X1, translating into MCIFKFTMRSVLFLVVLCCKLRVSVSITCPNDCHWNGKCDTNSGKCQCFEGFVGNDCAVDCGCKGHGTCKSDNTCLCQDGWKWYAAQHKCIWDCQCPNEIQCIGPGICGCSTTCHQGTCWNGQCECFEGYSGNDCSHFNPNIMANNDVSVGMNIGGLFYYSSELKFVDIGKLSQSWITQRTSGLNANKWDTNEQNLVNWRNDGYPSSLPDNMRLGKLMLRSTIGLYAPKGNYTLLYDGEGEISFRFAHEHIMYNGKGRMVININEGKTGIELILSRTNPANPVRNVRFIMPGFEDRYEKFPFYPPFLESIKRYSELRYMDFLHTNGHTPEPTTWDERRKQEHHTHTGSEGAAIEHMIDLSNRIGANPWFNMPHAADDNFITQFAKLVEKTLRNDLKIYIEYSNEVWNGIFRQTHYTQEQGTKLNLDPQSRKAGMKYYNKRSSEIMQIWKTVFGSQPDKIVPVWAWQTGYQDYTRQAIEDLGNRTRNFKAIAITGYFDCNNLAGKHAAEMLNMSNIQMETYCNNQMSQSESSFQYFMDLAKKHGLKLLMYEGGPSIMEGSAIAQGVSHDDVTNKAITFNRDQHIKSVVDNLLEAWYKIVINDPQNSSPGGLFNYFSSTGTPSKYGSWGMLEYTGQDPGTVPKYVATQSFITRHYSHNPVDIPCSFLQQSTLGHGCFLQKRGALHWRCAVTDDDGVTWSYYPDVGNTGDTLVLDGFNPTTHTVYVRSVNKIGVNNYHSIDTRTANTWKTQTSFDYYSSLASRKTIHRLPNGVYNYLDTQARCS